The genomic interval ACCGTCACACtcgcagacaaacagacagacagtgacagaggaAAGAAAGCTATCATAAAAAAAAGACGGAACGAGGCAGAAAACTCAGTTTTCATATAGACTGttcgacaaacaaacaagcgttAATAAGAACTGGAAGTAAAGAAGGGCAGTGGTGGTATCGTACATGAGCCGTGGATCCACAGTGTATGACACCGGAGCTATACACCACAGCGGCAGGGAGCAGTTCCCCGGACCATTGGGGCAAGGTGAGGGTGTCAGGGCGCTGTGTCACCACACCCGGTATCAGGTGTCCATAGATAGCTGCACGACAGGTGTCCCACTTGTCTATTTGCACCTTTATACCGACAGACAAGTACacagatccacacacacacacacacacacacacgcacacacacacgcacacacacacacacacacacacacacacacacacacacacacacacacacacacacgttagcAGTGACACAACATTCGTATTACGAAAAAGTTTGACAATAATCGAACCATTGATTGTGTGGAGCACATTTCTTTCCGAACCATCGAACTTCTGTGGCCAAAACTACTGCACAATACAATTAAGACAGACAGTCACCGGCAGAGTATGCAGCCTACTTTCAACCTTTCTGTACCATGTAATCCATTTtctgcgcgcgcgtgtgtttgtgtgtgagcatgtgtgtgtgcgtgcgtgtatgagtATGCGTGCGTTTTtttgctgtttatgtgtgtgtgtgtgtgtgtgtgtgtgtgtgtgtgtgtgtgtgtgtgtgtgtgtgtgttccgttgttgttgttgttgttgttgttgttgttgttgttgttgttgttgttgttgttgttgttgttgttgttgttgttgttggtggtggtggtggggtttttgtttgtttttgggtgggcgggggggggggggtatttcaAAGAGATTTTTCTTCAAAAGAAAACACGGTTTCTTCTCTCATTGATCCACTGGCATTTTTTTCCTCAAGAACTGCAAGAAAATAAGACAGACAACACAAGTTGTGTCCGCCTTACCTCATACAGGACGCCAACTTGCATGGGGTCACGTGACATGACGATGGCGTAGGCATTTTCACGTGTCCTCTCTGCGGTTTGCTTGTTGTTGCTCAGAACAATGTTCTTACCGTGGTTGTCATGGAAACTGAACGATCCATGGAGCTGCCCAAAGTCATCAAAGTAATTACCTATCATTCTATCAAAAATCGTCGAATGGAACGATTAACAAGTAATTaaggtttttttaaacaactcAGTCACCCGGGCCTTGGAACAGCCTTGCATAATATAATTATTCTAAACATATCCTATTACTGTAACTTCTTCCACCACTACCATCGCTTTTGCAATGACTACCATATAACTACTGGTGTTTTTGCACAGCCTTGCATAATTATACCGTACACtgccttgtatacgcccagttacgagtaaacgcccaccgcCTACTTTGGGCCAAACGCTGCGCAAAGCCAAagggcatatatatatatactacctagtaaacgcccaccccccaactTCTTACTGAATTTGTTTTTAGTGGTTGTAAACTCCCGCATGCAGTAAAGAGTATTCATCTGCGTGTAAAATGCCAAGATGCTGTACAAAGGCAAACCGTTTATTGATACTCTCACCGAAGTGCAGCTGAGTAATAAAAGAGAGTTTAAATTCTCAAAGCACTTCTGAAGTTGAGAAGACCGGTTTTTGATCACGATATATGTTTCAAATAATTGTCCCTCGAATTTGATTGCTTGAATCAGTGCAACAGCAAATCTGGATTACTATTTTCCAGTTAGCATTATCTTTTGAAGTTATAAACTTGTAAACAGACAATAAAGCAACAAGATTTCCTTCGTGGTTTGCTTGCAGAGTtcctagtgtgtgtgtatgtgtgtgtgtgagagagagagagagagagagagagagagagagagagagagagagagagagagagcgagagagagagagagagagagagagagagagagagagagagagagagagagagagagagagagagagagagagagagagagagagagagagagagagagaggacgttttgtgcaataacgcatcctttcgACACTTCCACGCCAAGTGATCAAAATATCGTTATTTTAGCAAAGGAACCGCTACTGTAAAGGGtttagtacctagtaaacgcccactcCCAACTTTAGGGCAAAATTGATgcaatgggggggggggcgtatacaaggtagtttacggtaattATTCTAAACACATGCTATTACTGTACTACTTCCACCATTACCACCGCTATTGCAATGACTGATGTATAACTACTGATGTATACCCTTCACCACAACAACCATCACCGCTATCACTACCACTACTTTTGCACAATAGCTAAACCACTGCTGATCCTGTAACTCCCCCTCTCATGTTTTCCTGTTGACACTACCGAGATGTTGCTGCACATGCTACTACAAATGAGACATGAATGatccacaaacaaacaatcaaacaaagatGCACAGAGAAGCAGACTCACATTACTGAGAGCAGTGAAGACAGCAGGCACAGTGTTGACTTGACCCAGCTGAGCCAGGTCCTGCTCTATGCGGGTCACGACCCCTGGGTCAATCGCCAGGCTGACCTTCGATATGACCTTGGCGTTGGCGGGCAAGGTGGCGCTGCAGTCGAGCTCCTGGATTCGCTGTTCCATGGATGACATCATGTCGTTGACAACGTCACCTTTCTTCGACCCTTTGGCTCGCTCTATGACAGCTTTGTGTGACGTCAGCTTGCTTCGCTTCTGCAGCAGGAAGTTCTTCCCGTCCTGCACCGCTTCCCTGTCGTCAGAGGTCGCGCCCTCAGCCAGCTGCCCGATGCGACGACGACAGGCGTTGAGCGCCGCCTGCAGACGGTCCAGGTCGGCCTCCATCTGCGCCACAGACTTCTTGGTGCGTGTCTCCGTATCCTGTAGGTGTCGCTCCAACTCGCCGATGGCGCGTTCTATCTCCGCCTCCCCCGCGCTCAGTCTGGCCGCCATCTCCGCCAGCAGTGCACGTGCCTCTTCCGTCTTCTCCTGCAGATCCTTCAGCTGCGGGCAGCCCCTGTGTTTGGACGAGGCGCACAGCACGCAGACGGACAGACCGTGGCTGGGGCAGAACAGCTTGCACGTTTCCTCGGGATGCGCCGCGCAGGTGGACGGGCGGCTAGCGGTCAGTTGCTCCGCCGTCAGCGAGGTCAGGTCCTCCACCCGGTGATGTTTGGACACCGACAATTTGCCGTGGACCCTCGTGCAGGCCTTGCAGAGTGTGTCCCCGCAGTGCAGACACAGAGAGGTGGCCGCCACgtcctcacacacacagcatctGTGGTCCTTGCTCAGCAGACGCTGCGCCTCCACTAAGGCGGCCATGGCCAGGTCCGTTGGGAATCCCTCCACCATGACCTCCACACTGCTGGCCCCTCCCTGTCCCGCCCCTCCCTCCACGATGACGCACCTGCAGAGCGGGCAGTGTGCTTGGGGCTGGGACTGCAGCCACGACAGCAGGCAATGGCGGCACAGAAGATGGCCGCAGGGCAGAACTTTGGGCTCCCGGAACTCCTCGTGGCACACGCTGCACTCTCGCTCGTTGGCTTCCTCGATCACTGAAGCCGTCGCCATGGCTGATCGGTTTGTCTGTTATGAGTCGAAGCGTTCAGGCCGTCGTAGTGGAAGTTTTCCAAAATATATGTTGCAATAGTTGTCGGTAATATGCTGGCTAATTCGCTAAGGTAAGTCTATGAGCTAACCCCTTTCCTCTTCCTTTTTGAATTCCAACTTTGTTTTTTAGCCTTGACTGTTTCAAATTATGTGTGTTGTAGTGGAGATGCTCAAGGAAGCCTTGTTTCTGCTTGATTAacctgtataaaaaaaaatgtaaaagctGAAACAAAATTTTTAATCCtcgacgtttttttttttaatcctcgaccttttgtcccgtagacgttttgctgttgacctttagtcaccctcgaccttttgtcgcactcgaccttttgactcttgaccaaatgtcctcgaccttttgtgtcTCGACCTTTTGACCCTCGACCTTTGGGTTCTCACCCGATGACCGTTGCAGTGAACAATAAAATGCCCATACACAATAGCATTACATGTAATAATGATATCAACACAAAACGTTCACCCGTAAATGCTTTGGGCCACATTGTCCATAATTATATACTATGGGTTATGTATAGCCAATACTTTCCAAAGACAATGGGTTGGGTTTTTTgctttttagtttttttctaaTTGGTTGAATAAATGTTGTCCTGCCTATTCGAATAACGTTGTATATGACCAAAATCACACAGATAAACCCCATATCATTCTGTAGGGGTCGTCAACGAGCAGACACAATCCcattatctttgtgtgtgtaagtgagtgagtgagtgagtgtgtgtgtgtgtgtgtgtgtgtgtgtgtgtgtgtgtgtgtacatgtgtgtgtttgtgggggggggggcgtgtctTCACGGCGTTACTATTAGAAACAAGTTATTTCAGGATTATGTAAAGTTTCAAGTTTTCCGTACAAAAAAAACggtattcttcttcttattcttcttcgtcCATGGGCTCatactcccacgttcactcgtgccTTTGCACGGGTGGGTTTGTGCGTGTATTGtcttttttttaccccgccattcaggcagccatacgccgctttcgggggaagcatgctaaATATtgttgtgtttctgtaacccaccaaactctgacatggattacagaatcttttccgtgcgcaattGGTCTTGGGCTTGCGTATACAAACGAAGGGGAaaaggcacaagcaggtctgcacaaaagttgagctgggagatcggaaaatctCCAACCTTCACCCACCAGGCGGTCGCGGCCGGGAATTGAACTCACGATCTTCCGATTCCTGAGGAGGCCTTTGTCTTATTCACGTATCCACCCGGTACAAGTCGCACCACACTTTCATGATGCACGGTGAAAACCGTCACCAGGTGAACATAATTTGATTTTCAGATTTAGAGTTCATCCCACTCCATGGGGTCTAACCAATCTGAACTAATTTTGATGCGCATTTTAGAGGACAATCCGAtgccaaaaaaaattaaaaaaataaaaaaataaaacagttttactgttAACAAACTTCAGCGTTTGATCTTTCTCCAAACCACAATCAGTGATCCGGTTCAGGTGAAATcggattaaactgactactcaGACTTGATGTCTTCTTGCTGTTTTCGCCGGATCAGTTTCGCTGACAGCAAGCGAGACAACTCAACCTTCTGATATGACAATAAAAACCCGTAATGGTCTCCCTTGTATCGGACACGGAAGTGCACCTGAAAGTGCAGACTGTAACACTATGTACAGTCTCTGAACCCACTAACTTGATTTTGGCATAACAATGATGTTAGCCTCCGACATGATGCACGTATGGTTGTATACcgcgtacacacgtacacacaatcTCCTTTAACAAAACACATCGCAATAAGCATCGGGTGTGTGCACAGGGTAGTCGAATATCAGCCTGAAGCAAAAAGGCAGCACCGACTAAAGCAGGTCTTGCTAAGTCTGTCTGCAGCTATGGACAGTTAAAGGAAAGGAtggaaaaaaaatccaaaactgATATAACAGCTTATTCAAAAGTGTCATAATTATGCCACTCCATTACCAAATCGAAATACGGACGCACACCCAAACTGAACTAACTTGGGTTTCCAAGAAGACACTGGCAAAACCGAAAGTAGTCAACGTTCGCAATGCATGAAGGAAATACCAGGTAGGTAGAGTAACAACATTGGATAGATACACTAATCACTCAAATGCTTACCGTTAATGCACTGTTGGAACATGGAAAAGAAGTCAGTGTCTCGTCGGGAGCATCTTCATACCTTCCTCTCACTAGCCTGTCACGTCCTTTCGTCAGCGGATCCCAGCAAACGGGTAAGTTCCTAGCGAGGCCGAGGCCGGTGTTCAGGTTTGTTTGACCCTCCATGTGCTTTGTGCCAATTATGTATTTGATCTTATTGCATTTGTTTAGTTGTTTCTTtgaaagttttgttattgacgattgtttttggttgttgttgttgttgttgttgttgttgttgttgttgttgttttgttgtttttagatATCAGTTTTAAGCGGGTGGAACAAACGCAGTGACGTGGTGGTTCAGTATCAGCACACAACTTAATAATAGGAATCAAGCATATGAGCTATTTGCCGGGTAAAGGCAATAGCCTGGTAAATCCGGCTAAGGACACACCGCCATTTAAATCAGTGCTACACTCATAAAGCTGACAGATCAACGTACCCGCTGTATACTCTAATGCAAATCACGACAGCCGATAAGACctcattttttttccatttcacTTTTCTAAGTAGGTGGCCCGCTCAAACTAGAAATAGCATGAATAACTATTTGCCACCAACCTAAGTGGGCTTTGACTGAGAATGTTATTATGGAGCTGATAGCAAAGGAAGCACACCTTATCAGCCATAAGCATTTTGCAGTGTCTTGTCAATACAGTCGAACCCCTGTTTAAGACTAACACCATTTCAGAAATCCAGACCTAAATTGGAAGTAATGCCTAAAATGGAGGTTACTTTAAGAGTCTATAAATAGAAATTGCGGGGAGGTCTTAAACCAGCCACTTTAAGTCTATAAATAGAAAATGTGGGGAGGTCTTAAACCAGTAACTTTAAGTCTATAAATAGAAAATGTGGGGAGGTCTTAAACCAGTAACTTTAAGTCCATAAATAGAAAATGCGGGGAGGTCTTAAACCAGTAACTTTAAGTCTATAAATAGAACATGCGGGGAGGTCTTAAACCAGTAACTTTAAGTCTATAAATAGAACATGCGGGGAGGTCTTAAACCAGTAACTTTATGTCTATAAATAGAAAATGCGGAGAGGTCTTAAACCAGTAACTTTAAGTCAATAAATAGAAAATGCGGGGAGGTCTTAAACCAGTAACTTTAAGTCTATAAATAGAACATGCGGGGAGGTCTTAAACCAGTAACTTTAAGTCTATAAATAGAACATGCGGGGAGGTCTTAAACCAGTAACTTTAAGTCTATAAATAGAAAATGCGGAGAGGTCTTAAACCAGTAACTTTAAGTCAATAAATAGAAAATGCGGGGAGGTCTTAAACCAGTAACTTTAAGTCTATAAATAGAACATGCGGGGAGGTCTTAAACCAGTAACTTTATGTCTATAAATAGAAAATGCGGAGAGGTCTTAAACCAGTAACTTTAAGTCAATAAATAGAAAATGCGGGGAGGTCTAAAATCAGGGGTCGTataaagaggggggggggggaggggggggggggggctccacTGTAGAACAACGTGCAAGTGCGCGAGCCCTTGACCGGAAGCCTGAACAAATAGGTCAAAGTTTATCTCCTAGTTGGAACGGGACAAGCACATTGCACACGTCAGATTCGTTGTCGCATTGTTGAATATGAATTGTTATCTGAATAACTTGTGGTACCTGTGGAaaaaaaggacacacacacacacacacacacacacacacacatacacacacacacaaactccctcGCGTCCTacacgcactcacaaacacacacacacacacacacgcacatacacgcacaaacacacacacgcacgcactaacgATTGCCTCGTTTGTGTCTTTTTTTGCAAGCGGCTGAACTTTTTGCCAGATACGTCTTTTTCTGTTGAATTAGTGGTGGTCTGTCTGTGCGCTTGAAAGACCGCTGGTTTGAAGtatctgtgactgtaacgtactgttttgtcaacaacaaacgtTCACACAACGTCAGAACtcacctttcttgttgtttcaATTCTAACTGTGTCATGATATTTAAGCGGTGTGGCAGAGTAAGAACTCCTTTTACTGACCCAAGCTTTTCAACTAGCAACGAACAACTGTCTCGGTCCTGGTCGGCTTTAACCTGCCGACACGACGAGCACCCGAGTcagatgtgtatgttatgcagtgggCGCTCGATATGATACTCTTTTCTTTCCGAACATCCGCGTCTAATGGACAAGGGTCAACTGGAATTTCGCCACTTTGTCCTTCAGCCATACAGACATCAGAGAAAATATCAACGTTCAGCCTTTTTTTCTGTCAACGGCCGGCCGGAGAGGAGGACAGCCTGAGACTGCTGACTACTTATATGCTCTCTTCATTGCTTGAGGTGTGTCAAAAAGCCTCACTTTTCTATTTTGTTTTTCCCCCTAGAACTGGGTGGGAAGTAATCGAATAAAAGTGCAAGAATGTTCACTTTGAGTGATCACAATTGATAAACAaaacaccgcacacacacacacgtacacacacacacacacacacacacacacacacacacacacacacacacgtacacacacacaacggatAGAAAAAACCACACACTTTATTGTGATCTCATTGGTGTTTTTTTAGGATAAAGGAAAGTGCCATCTTCAGCCAGGTAATTAAATTTCACCGTTACGATAGTATCGATGACCACAAAGCAATGCATGCAACCGCTCGTTGGTCTATTTTGTTCCGCAGATGACAGACAGTAATCAAAAAAGGTACCTGCTCAAACACGTTAGTGGACTGGACAAAGGGGAGCAACTGGGTTTTTTAAGACTCCCATTTGCAAACCCCGAGTTATGTCGCTTCCCTAGTTGACGACAGTCAGCTAAACCGATCAGTACttttgaaacaaaacattttaaCTGGAAAGTAGACAAAGCAGTTATCAATTGCTAACACTTCAGTGCTCAATTTTAATCAAACAAATCGATGTTCCAACCACACTGTAACACAACCCAGAGGCTAAAAATCTGAAACTTTGCTGGATATAAATGGTAACTCCGACCCGGAGAAGAAACGAGGCTTTGTGTAACTGACTCACTTTATGTTAATCCCACACATAATTTACTGACTTTTAATCCCACACATAATTTACTGACTTTTAATCCCACACATAATTTACTGACTTTTAATCCCACACATAAATTTACTGACTTTTAATCCCACACATAATTTACTGACTTTTAATCCCACACATAATTTACTGACTTTTAATCCCACACATAATTTACTGACTTTTAATCCCACACATAATTTACTGACTTTTAATCCCACACATAATTTACCCTCGGGGACCTCAGACTAGCTATTTACTCGGTACTGAAAGAGCAAACTGTTGTTCTCCACTGGCTGAAAGTAGCGTCTTTCCCGCTTACACCATCATGTTTACCGCCACAACTATGACCAGGATGTTAAAATAAGATTACCATTTCACTTAGACTCATTCTTATAGACTTATGTACCTATAATCAACATTTTAGATTATCATTTCACTTAGACTCATTCTTACAGACGTACGTACCTAGATAATCAACATATTTACTCGTTTCATAATATTAGATTAGCGTTTCATTTAGACTTATACATATAAACTTAAGTACGTATACACTCAACATATTAAATAATCATTTCACTTAGACTTACACATATAGACTTAtgtacatgttatcaacaaCGTGACTGCATTCTGCGCAGAGTCGAAGATTCGATGCTGAATTCATTCCACCTTAGTTGGGAAACTTTCATGTCATTAGTCTATTAATGCATAGACGCACGACCCCAGGGTGCACCATTATTCATCCTGCTGCGAAGAAGCAGCCAGGAGATAACGCTTTAATCATGTATTGTTCGTTTAACGAATGGAGGTGACATATGTCATGCTCCCCTTTTAATCTGTTTTGTCACGTTTTTGTTTCACAAACATCGCATCGACATGAACTTGTACAAAATGTATCAGAAAGTCAGCTAGGACATTTCATGAATCGGTCGATCTAAGTAATCCATTGAAATCTAACActattcttcttgttctttattagtattattgttattattataagtATTATTATTCACATCAAATAATGTTATGAGACTGAAAAGCTCAAtatgcaacttttgaaagaaatgTGATACACCATGGTAAGGTGCGTCGGACATGAAAGACATCGACTTCTTCTACACCAGTGAACCCAGGCCGTGTGTGATGGGCAGAGGAGAGATCATGGCTTGCTTCACTATTGTATGCAGTTTCCACTGTCACTACCACTGTCACTACCACTGTCACTACCACTGTCACTACCACTGTCACTACCACTGTCACTACCACTGTCACTACCACTGTCACTACCACTGTCACTACCACTGTCACTACCACTGTCACTACCACTGTCACTACCACTGTCACTACCACTGTCACTACCACTGTCACCACCACTGTCACTACCACTGTCACTagtgtgttttattcattttctgtGCACACACGTTTCAGACCAGAACATGAGAACAATAACAagctgcttatggacacgttctacaAATGAGAAGCAATACACATTCCGATTACAAAACATGAcaaacaagtgataacttcaacacTTGACTTTCATAATATTTCATTATTTGTTTATATAAATGAaaatgagcgagagagagagagagagggagagacagagacagaagagagacagagagacagagagacagagagagacagagagaaacaaagagagagagagacacacagagagagagagagagagagagagagagttactcATTCTCTTATTTCTACGGCTACTATTACCACTACAACTGCTACTACAATGgaacctgtccataacgaccacatgaaggaccgaccaaaagtggtctttATATAGACAGGCGGTCATTATGGAAAGatgaattaaagaaagaaacagcgCGTCGGGGACCCTTTAGGGTGATCGTTTTGGACAGGTGGCCGTTTTCATGAGGTGGTCGAtggggcaggttcgactgtactgcATAGTGTTCCGTCATCAAGGCCACACGTCATGTCATCCTCCTCAGTGGAAGTGTCGTTATCTGCAACACAGTAAGTCACATTCAACCATCACATAAAGAACATAACAAACCTAAGACTTATTGTGAATACAGCAGTGAAGAACAATAGGTGGGAGGGCGGTGCACTTACTTACttgacggacagacaaacaaacagacagacagacagacagacagacagacagacagacagacccacagcTAAAGTAAAACATTCAATCActgacggagacagacagacagaccaacagctAAAGTAAAACATTCAATCActgacggagacagacagacagaccaacagttAATTATAAAGACATTCAATCActgacggagacagacagacagacagacagacagacagacagacaaagtaaGACATTCAATCActgacggagacagacagacagaccaacagctAAAGTAAGACATTCAATCACTgacggagacagacacacagaccaacAGCTAAAGTAAGACATTTACTCActgacggagacagacagacagaccaacagctAAAGTAAGTCATTCAATCActgacggagacagacagacagaccaacagctAAAGTAAGACATTCAATCACtgatggagacagacagacagacagacagaccaacagctAAAGTAAGACATTCAATCAatgatggagacagacagacagacgaacagctAAAGTAAGACATTCAATCActgacggagacagacagacagacagacagacagacagacagcaaaaataaaacattcaatcactcacggagacagacagacagacagacaaaataagACATTCAATCActgacggagacagacagaaagactaaCAGCTAAAGTAAGACATTCAATCActgacggagacagacagacagacagacagacagctaaaataaaacattcaatcactcacggagacagacagacagacagacagacagacagctaaaGTAAGACATTCAATCACTGAcggagggagacagacagacagacagacagacagacaaagtatGACATTTAATTActgacggagacagacagagagacagacatacaaacagacggacagacagacagacatacagacagacagacaaagtaaGACATTCAATCACTGAcggagacagacatacaga from Littorina saxatilis isolate snail1 linkage group LG7, US_GU_Lsax_2.0, whole genome shotgun sequence carries:
- the LOC138971723 gene encoding E3 ubiquitin-protein ligase TRIM56-like isoform X1, with protein sequence MATASVIEEANERECSVCHEEFREPKVLPCGHLLCRHCLLSWLQSQPQAHCPLCRCVIVEGGAGQGGASSVEVMVEGFPTDLAMAALVEAQRLLSKDHRCCVCEDVAATSLCLHCGDTLCKACTRVHGKLSVSKHHRVEDLTSLTAEQLTASRPSTCAAHPEETCKLFCPSHGLSVCVLCASSKHRGCPQLKDLQEKTEEARALLAEMAARLSAGEAEIERAIGELERHLQDTETRTKKSVAQMEADLDRLQAALNACRRRIGQLAEGATSDDREAVQDGKNFLLQKRSKLTSHKAVIERAKGSKKGDVVNDMMSSMEQRIQELDCSATLPANAKVISKVSLAIDPGVVTRIEQDLAQLGQVNTVPAVFTALSNLHGSFSFHDNHGKNIVLSNNKQTAERTRENAYAIVMSRDPMQVGVLYEVQIDKWDDSCGADIDESLILGVVTQRPDTLTLPKWSGELLPAAVVLSSRVIHCGSTAHKSSTIGSVLPSLRAGNRVGVAVDSSHGVHLYVDGKDQGVFSPDLPQPCYALFDVSDYTRKVTTLPLTKLA